A single genomic interval of Magnetococcales bacterium harbors:
- a CDS encoding phosphate/phosphite/phosphonate ABC transporter substrate-binding protein — protein sequence MRRPIPRRKAALRGHWRWLLIPLLFLAGCHEDEGSAYQPQFSDRPAFEEQVYVFGVHPLHNPERLFAVYQPLVDHVNHHLGTVRLKLEASRNYAAYEEKLYAGAFHFALPNPYQVINALKHDYRVFGKMGDDHNFRGIILVRRDSGIHEVSDLKGKAVSYPAPTALAATMMPQWFLHTHGLNIAKDIDNRYVGSQESSIMNAFLGTTVAASTWPPPWRAFSKERPELAEQMEIRWQTDPLVNNGLVVRRNIPEEHVAAIASLLFSLHTHPEGQTILAAMELSRFEKATDATYEPVKTFLSRFEKEVRPIQEPP from the coding sequence ATGCGCCGTCCCATCCCGCGAAGGAAGGCTGCCCTTCGTGGCCATTGGCGATGGCTCCTCATACCGTTGCTGTTCCTCGCCGGATGTCATGAAGACGAAGGATCCGCCTACCAACCCCAATTTTCCGATCGCCCCGCCTTCGAAGAGCAGGTCTATGTATTCGGTGTTCATCCCCTGCACAACCCGGAGCGACTCTTTGCGGTCTATCAACCCCTGGTCGATCATGTCAACCACCATCTGGGCACGGTTCGCCTGAAGCTGGAGGCCTCCCGCAACTATGCCGCCTATGAAGAAAAACTTTACGCCGGCGCCTTCCACTTCGCCCTTCCCAATCCCTATCAGGTCATCAACGCGCTGAAGCACGACTACCGTGTGTTCGGGAAAATGGGAGACGATCACAATTTTCGTGGCATCATCCTGGTTCGCCGTGACAGTGGCATCCACGAGGTCAGCGATCTCAAGGGCAAGGCGGTCAGTTACCCCGCCCCGACGGCGCTTGCGGCCACGATGATGCCGCAATGGTTTCTCCACACCCATGGTTTGAACATTGCCAAGGACATCGACAACCGTTACGTCGGCAGCCAGGAATCCTCCATCATGAACGCATTCCTCGGGACCACGGTCGCCGCCTCGACCTGGCCGCCCCCCTGGCGCGCTTTCAGCAAGGAACGTCCCGAACTGGCGGAACAAATGGAAATCCGATGGCAGACCGACCCCCTGGTCAACAATGGTCTCGTCGTTCGCCGCAACATCCCGGAAGAACATGTCGCGGCCATCGCATCCCTCCTCTTTTCCCTGCATACCCACCCCGAGGGGCAGACGATCCTGGCCGCCATGGAACTCAGCCGCTTCGAAAAAGCCACCGATGCCACCTATGAACCGGTCAAAACCTTCCTTTCCCGTTTCGAAAAGGAAGTGCGCCCCATCCAGGAACCACCATGA